The Thermodesulfovibrionales bacterium DNA window GACAGACACCTGAGGAACTCATCCTCTGCTGTGAAAGGGCCCTGGCACACGCGATCAGCAAAGGCGGCGACAGGGTGGAGGTCTATTCAAGAGATATGGATGAGACCGAAGCTCTGTCATAGTCCTGATCTCTTCCTCGACACCTTCCCGAGCCCCTCGGAAAACCTTGTCACATCTTCCGGGGGATAAGGCAGGGATAGAGTTCGAAAAACTGCCGAATGCCTTCAGACTGCGTACAAGCAGAGGCACCGGGATGAGCTTAACCTGGCAGGAATCTAAGGAGCCAGCCTGCGAAAGCACCGCCAAGCGCCTATAATGATGCCCAACTCCGTTGAGTTTGGGCCGGGGATGAGGTTGATTGCGCCGACAAGATCAAGAAAACATTTTCCCGTCATCCATCGCCTGCGCTTCACTATCTCTTCCTCCATCATGGCAATATGAGCAGCAGGTCCCCCAAAGGCTATTATCCCCAGCTTGAAGAATACCGTTGCCAGCACGACAAGGCTGTCGTTTCTATTTTTCTGCTTGTCGCTATTCAATGACAGAGCCTCGTTACTCGCCACCAACCAAAGACAGGAAGTAATGGTTAAGGATGTACGCCTTGGTAAATGCAATTTTATCACATTGCAATGAAGGATTTTAGTGAAACAGTACCCAAGCAACATACGAGAGGGGTTTGGTGGAGAATGTATAGGTGCAAAATGTTGAACAATCTTATGAGAATCGAGCCGCAGAGCTGTCGCTTTTAAGCGGCCTTTCTCATGTCCGGCCTAAAATGAATTGAGGATCGCCATCACGCCTGGCGCCAACAGTAAGGGTCCCGCGACGTGAACGGGTCAATGCCATGGCTATAGGCTACAGCGAGGCAACCGCCGCAAACGGGACGGATGGCACAGCCATCACAGGCACGACAACCCGATCGGTAGCGCTGCGCTATTGATGACTCATAAATGTCAACAAGCCCTTCGCAGGAGATATTACCAATGTTTGAAGGGAACTTGCGGCATGCGTGAACTTCTCCATCGGGCAGTACGGACAGAAAGTTGAATGCTGCTCCGCACCCGAATCCTGTACACCCTCCGCAGAGACCTGCCTCCTTCTCGCTGAGCACCAGGTTGAAGAGATTGTCCTTCAGCCCGATGACCGGATTGTTCCCTGCTGCTTTCAGGTATGCCCCAAGAAAGTCTTTATAGGCGTCTGGGGGGGGAAGACGGAGAGCACTTCCTTCGCCTACCGAGGAAAGGCGGTTGAAGGTGAAAAGGTCTGTCATGTCATGGACGATCTCTGCAAGAGGGATAACCTGTTTCATGTTGTCTTCGGTAAGGGTGAGCATCACCATAGAGTAGATATCGAGTTCACGGAGTACCTTGAGAAACTCCATGGTGCGCCTGAAATGGCCTGAGCCCCGGATGTGGTCATTATGTTCTTCCAGTCCTTCGAGGCTCACCTGAAAAAATACGGGCTTCTGTATGTTGAGCAATGCCTCGATCTTTTCGCGGGGAGCGGGGTTACCGAGGACCGCCAGCATAAAGCCCCGCTCTGATGCAGCGCGGTAAAGCGTTTCGAAATAATGATACAATAACGGATTTCCCCCTGAGAACGAGACTTGGCCTCGGACATGCATCTTATGGCAGAAATCGGAAAGGTCGTCGAGAATTTTGCTACCGAGCTCCGGGGTTAAAGAAGTCCGGTCACTCCGATCATAGCAGTGCCTGCAATGCAGATCGCAGGCTTGGGTAATGTGCCATTGGAGTGTAAAGGTCTGGGATGAAAGAAAGTTCCCCTCAAAAGGGCTCTTGTCATCGAGAATGAAGTCACGGTTGATTCTTGAGAGAGGAGTCAAGATAATCCCCTCCCCCTTTGCTCTTTCTATTATGGTGTCGATTACCTCCACGGGAATGTTTCCCTTCGCCGCAGCGTCTTTCGGCGAGATTCCCTCGACAAAGAGCTTGAGAACGAGAAGGTCTTCCTTTAATGCCTCTCGGACATGTAAGCGCAAGGTTCTTGGATCTTTCCATACCATGACCACCTCGTTCCCCGCAGTGGGGACAAGACGCCGACCATGATCCTTCGCGTTCAGCAACGTCGGAAGGTTCTTCCACGGAACCTCTATCAGGGTAATCGTGGGGTTGATGCCGATATTTTCGGCAAGAGGCCCGATATCAGATGATGCTACCTCTGCGAGGACAGACTCCAGACGGGCGAGATCGGAAAGATAGCCGGGCAGCCCGAGATCACTCGCCCGGAGTCGTATGATTTCAGAGAGTCTTTCAGGCCCCCCAAGCTCATCGCATGAAGAGACGATCGCTTTCCAGACTTCTGGATCGAGGACCGAGAAACACGACGGGTATGCCGCTGAGAGATTCTCTTCTCGGGATTGCTTCATCTGACGCTTATGCACTTAGACCAAGAGGTAAATGGAAATCAGTGCGCACGGCACTATTCCTTTGATCCGCTTCAGCCACTCTTGCCGGGTTGCTGCTCTTGGCCGGCAGATCCCTTTGCTTTTTCTTTTTCAGTCTGGTCATCCTCCTTCTTGTCCTTTGCATCCTTGTCTTGCTTCGTGCCCTCCGTAATGGTCTTGGCTGGTTTCTTCTCGGTGTCACCTGCACCGGATGAGCCGCTTCAGGCTGCCCCGGCGAAATCAGGGGTGGAGACAATTGCGATGCCCGACAAGAGACCTGCGATGCCGAATCCAGCAAGGATTTTCTTCAAACGGTCTTTGTCCATGGTCTTTCTTCCTCCTCTGAAGAACTTTGTCACAACTGTGGACGATTACCTTTCTCTTAATGCCTACGGCATTACTTCTTTGACCCGCTTCAGCCACTCTGACCCGGCTTCTGCTCAGTCTGCTCCTTTTGGGTGCTCCCGGCGCCCTCTTTCTTAGAGCCTGATCAGCTCGATGAACAGCCCGGAAGAGTAACAGAGGCACTGAGCAAAGCGGCGATGCTGAAACCTGCAAGAATCCGTCTCACGTCTGCCGGATCCATCAAGAACCTCCTTTCTCGATAGTACAGAGCCCTTTCGGTCTCGGTTAAGAACGCCCGGCCAAAGACAAACCCGCCTACCTCTCTACTTGAATGCTATCAGCATCTGGCGTGGACGTCAAGCGAGTTACATGCAATTGGACGACTGTCTTCTCTGATGAGAAATGCCAATTTAGGCCATACTATGCATGATTGTTACAGATTTCAAATATGCAGGTTCCGGAAGGTTATTGAGTGGGGGTCCAATTCTCGGCGGGCTGAAGGTTCCCATCATACTTCCCTGTAGAAGAGCAGTACGAAACCCAGCAGTATCAGGCAGGCTGTCCAGAGAAAACCCGGTATAGGGTTCTTGGGTTCAGGGAGCCGCAGGTCAAGCCACCGCCCGACCCCTATGCCGACTGCCAGAAGACCCATGGCGTTATGAGAGACCTCGATGAGGAAAGCCGACTTGATCGCAAATACGGTGTGGGAATGGGTCAAAAGCAGTGCGCCACCCGTCAGACACATGATGGGA harbors:
- the sbtA gene encoding SbtA family thio(seleno)oxazole RiPP natural product precursor, with the protein product MDKDRLKKILAGFGIAGLLSGIAIVSTPDFAGAA
- a CDS encoding chromate transporter: MNSDKQKNRNDSLVVLATVFFKLGIIAFGGPAAHIAMMEEEIVKRRRWMTGKCFLDLVGAINLIPGPNSTELGIIIGAWRCFRRLAP
- the sbtA gene encoding SbtA family thio(seleno)oxazole RiPP natural product precursor, whose protein sequence is MDPADVRRILAGFSIAALLSASVTLPGCSSS
- the sbtM gene encoding thio(seleno)oxazole modification radical SAM maturase SbtM, whose protein sequence is MKQSREENLSAAYPSCFSVLDPEVWKAIVSSCDELGGPERLSEIIRLRASDLGLPGYLSDLARLESVLAEVASSDIGPLAENIGINPTITLIEVPWKNLPTLLNAKDHGRRLVPTAGNEVVMVWKDPRTLRLHVREALKEDLLVLKLFVEGISPKDAAAKGNIPVEVIDTIIERAKGEGIILTPLSRINRDFILDDKSPFEGNFLSSQTFTLQWHITQACDLHCRHCYDRSDRTSLTPELGSKILDDLSDFCHKMHVRGQVSFSGGNPLLYHYFETLYRAASERGFMLAVLGNPAPREKIEALLNIQKPVFFQVSLEGLEEHNDHIRGSGHFRRTMEFLKVLRELDIYSMVMLTLTEDNMKQVIPLAEIVHDMTDLFTFNRLSSVGEGSALRLPPPDAYKDFLGAYLKAAGNNPVIGLKDNLFNLVLSEKEAGLCGGCTGFGCGAAFNFLSVLPDGEVHACRKFPSNIGNISCEGLVDIYESSIAQRYRSGCRACDGCAIRPVCGGCLAVAYSHGIDPFTSRDPYCWRQA